GGGCGAGAAGATCGCCGAACTCGGTAAACCGCCGGTGAACGGTGATTATGCGCCACATCTGCATTTTCAGATTATTAAAGATATCGAAAGCAAGAAAGGCGATTATCCCGGCGTGTGCAGTTTCAGCGAAGTGGATTTTTACCGCGATAACTGTCCGGACCCGAATTTACTGCTGAAAATTAAGGAGTAAAACTTACTTTGCGCAATTTCTCTTAAACTGTAGAAGATTTATAAGCAAACATTTCAAATATCACCAAAACTCCCCAAACCGGGAGTTTTATTTATTTCATTTAAACACTTTGTGACTCTTATTTCTGCACGAGTAATTTCAGGTCATCAAATTTTTTGAATTTCTTAACTATTTCACACAATCTCAGTATTTTATCCTTTTTCGATAAAGTCTCATCAATCATATCAATAGTAAAATTCAATACTAAAAATTAACATTTAGTACAATAGTTGTCTTGTTGGTTTCAAATTAAAAATATCTACATTATGAAAAATCTTTTGAAACTGTTTGCCGTAGCGTTAATGTTCGGCTTTGTGATGATTTCCTGTGAAGAATCTCGGGATGAAATGCCGAGTTCCGGCAGTATTTATGAACTTGCTTCCCGGGATACGGACCTGTCGAATTTAAAAGCGGCTATAGATAAAGCGGGTTTGGCTACTACACTACAAAGCAGTGGTACTTTTACTGTTTTCGCGCCTTCTAATGCGGCTTTTGCTACCTTCTTGAAAGATAACGGATTCGCCAATCTTGAGGCTGTACCGGTAGCAACACTCAGAGAAATTCTGCTAAATCATGTACCGTCTTTCAAAGTGATAGCGGCAGATGTAACGACTGGATATGTTTCTATGCTTGCCAAAGGTTCGGCTTCGTCTTCCAGAAATATCAGCATGTACATCAATACCTCTTCCGGAGTGAGAATTAACGGTGTTTCTACTGTAACGGCTACCAACATTAGTGCTGACAATGGGGTAATACACAAAGTTGATAAAGTGATTGGTTTGCCGACTGTTGTTACCCAAAAATGTAACGCAGAATGCCATAAACTTTGATGATTTTACTTCGGATCTGGATTTGATTCAGTATGGTCTTTACCTTCAGTCTGCGCGTAAGTTTGCGAACGACCGTTTGCAGGTTTCAGCCGGTTTGCGTTTAGATGCCAGCAATTATTCCGATAATACAGAAAATCCGCTGGAGCAGTTTTCGCCTCGTCTTTCACTGAGCTATAGATTTACCGATCGGTTCGCGTTTAATTTCAACACCGGTATTTATTATCAACTGCCCACTTACACTGCTTTAGGTTTTATTGAAAATGATCTCCTGATCAATAAAAACACACTGAAATACATCAGAAATACCCATATCGTTGGTGGATTTGAATATAACGGTGAAAATAACCTGCGTTTGACCGTTGAAGGATACTACAAGAAATATAAGAACTACCCGTTTTCTCTCAGAAATCAAATTTCACTTGCTAACGTTGGTGGCGATTTTGGCGTAGTGGGCAGCGAACCTTTGGATTCACGTGGTTTTGGCGAAACCTATGGCGTAGAGTTGCTTGCCCAGAAGCGTACGGTAAACAATCTGTACGGTATCATAGCTTATACTTTCGGTTATTCTAAATTTTCTGAATCGAATGGAAATCTTCTGCCATCAAGCTGGGATTCGCGACATATCCTTACTTTAACCGGCGGTAAATATTTCAACAGAAACTGGAATATCGGGGCACGCTTCCGTTTGCAGTCTGGTCTGCCCGAAACGCCGTATGACTTGCAACGCAGCGCTTTGGTAAACATCTGGAACATAGCCAATGGGCCGGTGTCAGATTTTAGCAGGCTCAACAGCGCCCGGGGGAATGTAGCGCACCAATTGGATTTGCGAGCTGAAAAAAATGGGTGTTCAGCAAATGGCAGCTTACCGCGTATGTGGATGTGGTGAACGTGTATGGTTCTGCAAGTCCCAGCGCGTTGCCGGTAGTGA
This DNA window, taken from Chryseobacterium sp. 6424, encodes the following:
- a CDS encoding fasciclin domain-containing protein; the protein is MKNLLKLFAVALMFGFVMISCEESRDEMPSSGSIYELASRDTDLSNLKAAIDKAGLATTLQSSGTFTVFAPSNAAFATFLKDNGFANLEAVPVATLREILLNHVPSFKVIAADVTTGYVSMLAKGSASSSRNISMYINTSSGVRINGVSTVTATNISADNGVIHKVDKVIGLPTVVTQKCNAECHKL
- a CDS encoding TonB-dependent receptor plug domain-containing protein, yielding MLPKNVTQNAINFDDFTSDLDLIQYGLYLQSARKFANDRLQVSAGLRLDASNYSDNTENPLEQFSPRLSLSYRFTDRFAFNFNTGIYYQLPTYTALGFIENDLLINKNTLKYIRNTHIVGGFEYNGENNLRLTVEGYYKKYKNYPFSLRNQISLANVGGDFGVVGSEPLDSRGFGETYGVELLAQKRTVNNLYGIIAYTFGYSKFSESNGNLLPSSWDSRHILTLTGGKYFNRNWNIGARFRLQSGLPETPYDLQRSALVNIWNIANGPVSDFSRLNSARGNVAHQLDLRAEKNGCSANGSLPRMWMW